In one window of Acipenser ruthenus chromosome 34, fAciRut3.2 maternal haplotype, whole genome shotgun sequence DNA:
- the LOC117402026 gene encoding methylthioribose-1-phosphate isomerase: MTLEAIRYRAGSLQILNQLLLPHQSVFENIKTVQDGWEAIRSMKVRGAPAIAIVGCLSLAVELQGGPQREGEELVAFVRESLEHLVTARPTAVNLGKAAAELTEYTEQQSQEPECTTERLQESVIGWIEAMLERDVSDNRKIGNFGAQHILSGVSKEQVTILTHCNTGSLATAGYGTALGVVRSLHAMGRLAHVFCTETRPYNQGSRLTAYELVFEKIPSTLITDSMASIAMREKGISAVVVGADRVVANGDTANKVGTYQLAIVAKHHGIPFYVAAPSTSCDLSLESGREIVIEERPAQELSDINGERIAAPGINVWNPAFDVTPHDLITGGIITELGVFLPSELQAALTGRLTAL, encoded by the exons ATGACTCTGGAGGCGATTAGGTACCGCGCCGGCTCCTTGCAGATCCTCAACCAGCTTTTGCTGCCCCATCAGAGCGTGTTTGAGAACATCAAGACGGTGCAAGATGGATGGGAAGCGATCAGATCCATGAAG GTGCGGGGCGCCCCTGCCATTGCGATTGTGGGGTGCCTGAGCCTGGCTGTGGAGCTGCAGGGCGGGCCGCAACGCGAGGGGGAGGAGCTTGTGGCGTTTGTGCGGGAGTCGCTGGAACACCTGGTGACTGCCCGCCCCACGGCCGTCAACCTGGGCAAGGCAGCGGCGGAGCTGACAGAGTACACTGAGCAGCAGAGCCAGGAGCCTGAATGCACTACTGAGAGACTGCAGGAGAG TGTGATTGGTTGGATTGAGGCAATGCTGGAGCGGGACGTCAGCGATAACAGGAAGATTGGGAATTTTGGAGCGCAGCACATCCTGTCGGGGGTGAGCAAGGAGCAGGTGACCATCCTGACGCACTGCAACACGGGGTCCCTGGCGACTGCAGGGTACGGGACTGCGCTGG GCGTGGTGCGGTCCCTACATGCTATGGGGCGGCTGGCTCATGTGTTCTGCACAGAGACCCGTCCCTATAACCAGGGCTCCAGACTGACTGCCTACGAGCTTGTGTTCGAGAAGATCCCCTCCACCCTCATCACAGACAGCATGGCCTCCATCGCCATGAGAGAGAAGGGCATCTCCG CGGTGGTGGTTGGGGCGGACAGGGTGGTTGCTAACGGTGACACGGCTAACAAGGTGGGCACGTACCAGCTGGCGATCGTGGCGAAGCACCACGGCATCCCGTTCTACGTGGCGGCGCCCAGCACGTCATGTGACCTGAGCCTGGAGAGCGGCAGGGAGATCGTCATCGAGGAGAGGCCGGCACAGGAGCTGAGCGACATCAACGGGGAACGGATAGCAGCGCCAG gAATAAACGTGTGGAACCCCGCCTTCGATGTGACCCCTCATGACCTCATCACTGGCGGAATCATCACAGAGCTGGGCGTGTTCCTGCCCTCGGAGCTGCAGGCTGCCCTGACAGGGAGGCTCACTGCGCTGTAG
- the LOC117966827 gene encoding LOW QUALITY PROTEIN: UPF0390 protein zgc136864-like (The sequence of the model RefSeq protein was modified relative to this genomic sequence to represent the inferred CDS: deleted 1 base in 1 codon), translating to MAQGKRKFKAQKPETKKPNQQHAKNKGPKKGGRVIAPKKAHVVQQQKLKKNLEVAIRNKIEHEVTMKASSNLHKKLSIVKASDVQSAPSRGNK from the exons ATGGCGCAAGGCAAACGCAAGTTTAAAGCCCAGAAACCCGAAACGAAGAAACCAAATCAGCAGCATGCGAAGAACAAGGGGCCGAAGAAAGGAG GCAGAGTAATAGCTCCTAAAAAGGCCCATGTCGTTCAGCAGCAGAAACTGAAAAAG AATCTGGAGGTGGCGATCCGTAATAAAATCGAGCACGAGGTGACGATGAAGGCGAGCAGCAACCTGCACAAGAAGCTGAGCATCGTGAAGGCGTCGGAC GTGCAGAGCGCTCCCAGCAGAGGAAACAAGTAG